Proteins encoded together in one Chryseobacterium sp. G0201 window:
- a CDS encoding energy transducer TonB: MKKLFFFLIAFLGITVFGQKAETKTGTPTITDYTFLKSKMKMDDVVTKADKAPEFPGGMEAFHRKFADNMDIIDVKTNKINTRVYFIVEKNGYVRYVTATGDDKKHSEAAETAIRRMFVKWKPATVNNEPVRYLYTFPLSLKKY; encoded by the coding sequence ATGAAAAAATTATTCTTCTTTTTAATAGCATTTTTAGGTATTACAGTATTTGGGCAAAAAGCAGAAACAAAAACAGGTACTCCAACGATTACAGATTATACATTTTTAAAATCAAAAATGAAAATGGATGATGTGGTAACAAAAGCAGATAAGGCACCCGAATTTCCGGGAGGAATGGAAGCTTTCCACAGAAAATTTGCCGACAATATGGATATTATTGATGTAAAAACCAATAAGATCAACACAAGAGTCTATTTTATCGTTGAAAAAAACGGCTATGTACGATACGTTACAGCGACAGGAGATGATAAAAAACACTCAGAAGCCGCAGAAACAGCGATCAGAAGAATGTTTGTAAAATGGAAACCAGCTACTGTAAATAATGAGCCCGTTCGTTATCTTTATACTTTCCCTTTATCATTGAAGAAATATTAA
- a CDS encoding bacteriocin-like protein codes for MKNLKKLTREQLEKVNGAGEIKCVATCFCFTDTDGEAYIGACNAKGVCC; via the coding sequence ATGAAAAATTTAAAGAAACTTACAAGAGAACAATTAGAGAAAGTTAATGGCGCCGGAGAAATAAAGTGTGTTGCAACTTGTTTTTGTTTTACAGACACAGATGGTGAAGCTTACATTGGTGCTTGCAACGCGAAAGGAGTTTGCTGTTAA
- a CDS encoding TlpA family protein disulfide reductase codes for MKNVISILFLCLCFTVFKAQQTTVPSVKYEELEKRIQQEKDKLLVVNFWSTTCAPCVKELPHFMEMNNKYANDLKFKMILVSLDRLVDKERVIKFIKNKNLTAEVILLDDIKRMNTWIPKFEKDWDGNIPVTIFYKNGEKVHFNDGEMSKEELENTITKNLQ; via the coding sequence ATGAAGAATGTAATCAGTATATTATTTCTGTGCTTGTGTTTTACGGTTTTTAAAGCACAACAGACAACGGTTCCTTCTGTTAAATATGAAGAGCTTGAAAAACGTATTCAGCAGGAGAAAGATAAACTTCTTGTCGTTAATTTTTGGTCAACAACATGCGCGCCATGTGTAAAAGAGCTTCCACATTTTATGGAAATGAATAATAAATACGCCAACGATCTGAAATTTAAAATGATTCTGGTTTCACTTGATCGATTGGTAGATAAAGAAAGAGTAATCAAATTCATCAAAAATAAAAACCTCACGGCAGAAGTCATTTTATTGGATGATATCAAAAGAATGAATACTTGGATTCCTAAGTTTGAAAAAGACTGGGACGGAAATATTCCGGTGACTATATTTTATAAAAATGGTGAAAAAGTACATTTCAATGACGGCGAAATGAGTAAAGAAGAACTTGAAAATACAATTACTAAAAATTTACAATAA
- a CDS encoding thioredoxin family protein: protein MKNLKILMTAFIVGLGLLSFTTINDDKTPQKRNSSSVKGYEVGDEATDFKLKNIDGKTVSLSDFKAAKGFIVIFTCNHCPYAKKYEDRIVELDKKYKDQGYPVIAINPNDPSVQPEDGYKQMIERAKQKGFTFPYLVDEGQKIFPQYGATKTPHVFVLQKENGKNIVKYIGAIDNNYENPNDVSEYYAQDAVNALIKGEPIKMTKTVAIGCTVKVKK from the coding sequence ATGAAAAATCTAAAAATTTTAATGACAGCTTTTATTGTTGGTTTAGGGCTTTTGAGCTTCACCACGATAAACGATGATAAAACACCTCAAAAGCGAAACTCTTCTTCCGTAAAAGGATATGAAGTAGGTGATGAAGCAACAGATTTTAAGCTTAAAAATATCGACGGGAAAACGGTTTCTCTAAGTGATTTTAAAGCTGCAAAAGGCTTTATCGTGATCTTCACATGTAATCACTGCCCGTACGCGAAAAAATATGAAGATAGAATCGTAGAGCTTGACAAAAAATACAAAGACCAGGGTTATCCTGTGATCGCGATCAATCCAAATGATCCAAGTGTACAGCCGGAAGACGGTTACAAACAAATGATCGAGAGAGCGAAACAAAAAGGTTTTACTTTCCCCTATTTGGTTGATGAAGGTCAGAAGATTTTCCCTCAATACGGAGCGACAAAAACGCCACATGTATTTGTTTTACAGAAAGAAAACGGTAAAAATATCGTAAAATACATCGGAGCAATCGACAATAATTACGAAAATCCAAACGACGTCTCAGAATATTACGCTCAAGACGCTGTAAACGCTTTAATAAAAGGTGAACCCATAAAAATGACAAAAACTGTTGCCATCGGATGCACCGTGAAAGTAAAGAAATAA
- a CDS encoding DUF2809 domain-containing protein codes for MKFKFSLKYFVATIVIFLVEVLIATKLKDIFFVRAYLGDVIVVILLYTFVKSFFIVNNQKLILGILAFSCLIEFAQFFNIAEKLGFQQGSLMYIVIGNSFSWIDILCYVAGCLLLFLFVKFINPKEEINVN; via the coding sequence ATGAAATTCAAATTCAGTTTAAAATATTTCGTTGCAACAATAGTAATTTTCTTGGTTGAGGTTTTAATTGCTACAAAACTAAAAGATATTTTCTTCGTCAGAGCCTACCTTGGAGATGTAATTGTGGTGATTCTTCTGTATACTTTTGTTAAAAGTTTTTTTATTGTTAATAATCAAAAACTGATTCTGGGAATTCTTGCTTTTTCTTGCCTGATCGAGTTTGCACAATTCTTCAATATTGCAGAAAAATTAGGCTTCCAACAAGGAAGCCTGATGTATATCGTGATCGGAAATTCATTTTCCTGGATCGATATTTTATGTTATGTCGCGGGTTGTTTGCTGCTTTTTCTTTTTGTGAAATTTATTAATCCAAAAGAAGAAATAAACGTAAATTAA
- a CDS encoding YARHG domain-containing protein: MKILKLTLVSLFTISLIACKKDAKETVSSKDSLVAKKDSAVVPEVHQELYGIYMGDFAGKEMITSEDGEEYEGDVYKKIALKINRITKDSVYGQSIVNGNQRPFRGIFNESSKSFTLDEPGNDKTDGRFEVKLTGDSLTGKWSVFNKKAVKSPLKTLKLTKKEFVYNPNFMLDEESNLVDWENPKDFVEKYTDEETGKTEKYTTQKNRVASDAVFKLNASKQKLAEKDLKNLRKLDLEIIKNSVFARHGYAFKKQTYRNFFEQTDWYIPVSNNVDSDLSPMEKENVALLNRFIKYAEDKYDSFGR, from the coding sequence ATGAAAATTTTAAAATTAACATTAGTCTCCTTATTTACAATTAGTTTAATTGCCTGTAAAAAGGATGCAAAAGAAACCGTTTCGTCAAAAGATTCTCTTGTTGCAAAGAAAGACTCTGCAGTTGTTCCTGAAGTTCACCAAGAATTGTACGGAATTTACATGGGTGATTTTGCAGGAAAGGAAATGATCACTTCTGAAGATGGTGAGGAATATGAAGGTGATGTTTATAAAAAGATCGCATTAAAGATCAACAGGATCACAAAAGACAGTGTTTACGGGCAAAGTATTGTGAATGGAAATCAACGACCATTCCGAGGAATTTTTAATGAAAGTTCAAAATCATTTACGCTTGACGAACCTGGAAACGATAAAACGGATGGAAGATTTGAAGTAAAATTAACTGGTGACAGCCTTACCGGAAAATGGTCTGTATTCAATAAAAAAGCTGTAAAATCTCCACTAAAGACATTAAAATTAACCAAGAAAGAATTCGTTTATAATCCTAATTTTATGTTGGATGAAGAATCAAATTTGGTAGATTGGGAAAACCCGAAAGACTTTGTCGAAAAATACACCGATGAAGAAACCGGAAAAACAGAAAAATATACAACTCAAAAAAACAGAGTTGCTTCTGATGCTGTGTTTAAATTAAATGCTTCGAAACAAAAACTGGCAGAAAAAGACCTTAAAAACTTAAGAAAACTAGATCTTGAAATCATTAAAAATTCGGTTTTTGCAAGACATGGTTATGCTTTTAAAAAACAGACTTACAGAAACTTTTTTGAACAGACAGATTGGTATATTCCGGTTTCTAATAATGTAGACAGCGACCTTTCTCCAATGGAAAAAGAGAACGTGGCTTTGTTGAACCGTTTTATAAAATATGCGGAAGATAAATATGACAGTTTCGGAAGATAA
- a CDS encoding DUF2306 domain-containing protein: MHLIKKNIPNVLKTLLIIGFGYFFWLMLKITLEYIPLKTEVSFLMIKQTEVTDRPEYLWFFYTHVYTSIFVLLSGFSSILRKNFGLKNFHRNSGKVYIFLLLIFSAPSGVYMGFLANGDVFSKISFVILGSLWWFTTFKAYQFARQQQFKQHKQWMWRSFALTLSAVTLRMWKVIIVYLFHPNPMDVYEIIAWMGWVPNILLIEYLITKKII; the protein is encoded by the coding sequence ATGCATTTAATCAAAAAAAACATCCCAAACGTCCTCAAAACCCTTTTAATCATAGGGTTCGGATATTTTTTTTGGCTTATGCTGAAAATCACGTTAGAATATATTCCGTTAAAAACTGAGGTGAGTTTTTTAATGATAAAACAAACCGAAGTTACCGACAGACCGGAGTATTTGTGGTTCTTCTACACGCATGTTTACACGAGTATTTTTGTTTTACTTTCAGGATTTTCATCTATTCTCAGGAAAAATTTTGGGTTGAAAAATTTCCACAGAAACTCGGGAAAGGTTTATATTTTTCTATTATTGATCTTTTCTGCTCCATCAGGAGTTTATATGGGATTTTTAGCTAACGGAGATGTTTTTTCTAAAATTTCTTTTGTTATTTTGGGAAGTTTGTGGTGGTTTACTACTTTTAAAGCATACCAATTTGCCCGACAGCAGCAATTTAAACAACATAAACAATGGATGTGGCGCAGTTTTGCATTAACGCTTTCTGCAGTCACTTTAAGAATGTGGAAGGTTATTATTGTATATTTATTCCACCCCAATCCGATGGATGTTTATGAAATTATTGCATGGATGGGTTGGGTTCCGAATATCCTTTTAATTGAATATTTAATCACAAAAAAAATTATATAA
- a CDS encoding energy transducer TonB, with amino-acid sequence MKKTLILILFLGFNLIFSQTTEASKSNNTQASYYIDKVDTMPEFPGGINEFRNLISKKFNTAILSKINGTVKSQVKFSIDIDGSIKSVTATGDSQILNKEMERVINSIKKKWKPAMYNNQPVKYWFTIPFTMNGM; translated from the coding sequence ATGAAAAAAACATTAATCTTAATTCTATTTTTAGGTTTCAATCTGATTTTTTCTCAAACAACAGAAGCAAGTAAATCAAATAATACACAAGCCTCATATTATATTGATAAGGTAGACACAATGCCAGAATTTCCAGGTGGAATCAATGAATTCAGAAACCTTATTTCAAAAAAATTTAATACCGCTATACTATCTAAAATTAATGGAACCGTCAAATCTCAAGTAAAATTTTCTATTGATATTGACGGAAGTATAAAATCTGTAACAGCAACTGGCGACAGTCAAATTTTAAATAAAGAAATGGAACGTGTAATAAATTCCATCAAAAAGAAATGGAAACCTGCAATGTATAATAATCAACCTGTTAAGTATTGGTTTACTATTCCTTTCACCATGAATGGTATGTAA